A single region of the Leptodactylus fuscus isolate aLepFus1 chromosome 5, aLepFus1.hap2, whole genome shotgun sequence genome encodes:
- the GPR85 gene encoding putative G-protein coupled receptor 85 yields the protein MANDSHAADNILQNVSPLTAFLKLTSLGFIIGVSVVGNLLISILLVKDKTLHRAPYYFLLDLCCSDILRSAICFPFVFTSVKNGSTWTYGNLTCKVIAFLGVLSCFHTAFMLFCISVTRYLAIAHHRFYTKRLTFWTCLAVICMVWTLSVAMAFPPVLDVGTYSFIREEDQCTFQHRSFRANDSLGFMLLLALILLATQLVYLKLIFFVHDRRKMKPVQFVAAVSQNWTFHGPGASGQAAANWLAGFGRGPTPPTLLGIRQNANTTGRRRLLVLDEFKMEKRISRMFYIMTFLFLTLWGPYLVACYWRVFARGPVVPGGFLTAAVWMSFAQAGINPFVCIFSNRELRRCFSTTLLYCRKSRLPREPYCVI from the coding sequence ATGGCGAACGATAGCCATGCAGCTGACAACATTCTGCAAAATGTGTCTCCTTTAACAGCATTTTTAAAGCTAACATCATTGGGCTTTATAATAGGAGTCAGTGTGGTGGGTAACCTTCTTATCTCAATTTTGCTTGTCAAAGATAAGACCTTACACAGAGCTCCTTACTACTTCCTGTTGGATCTGtgctgctcagatatcctgaGATCTGCTATTTGTTTTCCATTTGTGTTCACCTCTGTGAAGAATGGCTCTACTTGGACTTATGGGAATCTTACTTGCAAAGTGATTGCGTTTCTTGGGGTCTTGTCCTGTTTTCACACCGCATTCATGTTATTCTGTATAAGTGTTACCAGATACTTAGCTATAGCCCACCACCGGTTTTATACAAAAAGATTGACTTTTTGGACTTGTTTGGCAGTCATTTGCATGGTGTGGACCTTATCTGTAGCTATGGCCTTCCCACCAGTCCTCGATGTTGGCACCTACTCCTTTATTCGCGAGGAAGACCAATGCACGTTTCAGCATCGTTCCTTCAGGGCCAACGACTCCTTGGGATTTATGTTACTCCTTGCTCTCATTCTTCTAGCCACACAGCTTGTCTACCTCAAGCTGATATTTTTTGTTCACGACCGAAGGAAAATGAAGCCAGTCCAGTTTGTAGCAGCAGTAAGCCAGAATTGGACTTTTCATGGTCCTGGAGCCAGTGGTCAGGCAGCAGCTAACTGGCTTGCAGGCTTTGGAAGGGGTCCCACACCACCCACCTTACTTGGAATAAGGCAAAATGCAAACACCACAGGCAGAAGAAGGCTACTGGTTTTAGATGAATTCAAAATGGAAAAAAGGATCAGTAGAATGTTCTATATTATGACATTCCTTTTCCTGACCTTGTGGGGGCCCTATTTGGTAGCTTGTTACTGGAGAGTTTTTGCCAGAGGTCCTGTTGTACCAGGAGGATTTCTAACAGCAGCTGTCTGGATGAGTTTTGCCCAAGCTGGAATCAATCCTTTTGTCTGCATTTTCTCAAACAGGGAGCTGAGGCGCTGTTTCAGCACAACCCTTCTTTACTGCAGAAAATCCAGGTTACCAAGGGAACCTTACTGTGTTATATGA